Proteins from a genomic interval of Anas platyrhynchos isolate ZD024472 breed Pekin duck chromosome 4, IASCAAS_PekinDuck_T2T, whole genome shotgun sequence:
- the SMARCA5 gene encoding SWI/SNF-related matrix-associated actin-dependent regulator of chromatin subfamily A member 5 isoform X1: MSAGQQGTTTTTTPPPQPDEPPAPPPQPPAPPGAASSEAAGTAPPAAGPAAGDAAMEESFDDASPGKQKEIQEADPTYEEKMQTDRANRFEYLLKQTELFAHFIQPAAQKTPTSPLKMKPGRPRIKKDEKQNLLSVGDYRHRRTEQEEDEELLTESSKTTNVCTRFEESPSYVKWGKLRDYQVRGLNWLISLYENGINGILADEMGLGKTLQTISLLGYMKHYRNIPGPHMVLVPKSTLHNWMNEFKRWVPTLRAVCLIGDKDQRAAFVRDVLLPGEWDVCVTSYEMLIKEKSVFKKFNWRYLVIDEAHRIKNEKSKLSEIVREFKTTNRLLLTGTPLQNNLHELWALLNFLLPDVFNSSEDFDSWFDTNNCLGDQKLVERLHMVLRPFLLRRIKADVEKSLPPKKEVKIYVGLSKMQREWYTRILMKDIDILNSAGKLDKMRLLNILMQLRKCCNHPYLFDGAEPGPPYTTDMHLVTNSGKMVVLDKLLPKLKEQDSRVLIFSQMTRVLDILEDYCMWRNYEYCRLDGQTPHDERQASINAYNEPGSSKFVFMLSTRAGGLGINLATADVVILYDSDWNPQVDLQAMDRAHRIGQTKTVRVFRFITDNTVEERIVERAEMKLRLDSIVIQQGKLVDQNLNKLGKDEMLQMIRHGATHVFASKESEITDEDIDHILERGAKKTAEMNEKLSKMGESSLRNFTMDTESSVYNFEGEDYREKQKMAFTEWIEPPKRERKANYAVDAYFREALRVSEPKAPKAPRPPKQPNVQDFQFFPPRLFELLEKEILYYRKTIGYKVPRNPDLPNAAQAQKEEQLKIDEAEPLNDEELEEKEKLLTQGFTNWNKRDFNQFIKANEKWGRDDIENIAREVEGKTPEEVIEYSAVFWERCNELQDIEKIMAQIERGEARIQRRISIKKALDTKIGRYKAPFHQLRISYGTNKGKNYTEEEDRFLICMLHKLGFDKENVYDELRQCIRNSPQFRFDWFLKSRTAMELQRRCNTLITLIERENMELEEKEKAEKKKRGPKPSSAQKRKMDGTPDGRGRKKKLKL, encoded by the exons ATGTCCGCCGGCCAGCAGGGGACAACGACGACGACAACGCCGCCGCCGCAACCGGACGAGccgcccgcgccgccgccgcagccgcccgccccgccgggcgCCGCCAGCAGCGAGGCCGCGGGGACGGctccccccgccgccggcccggCCGCAGGCGACGCGGCGATGGAG GAATCTTTTGATGATGCAtcaccaggaaaacaaaaggaaatccAGGAAGCAGATCCCACATATGAAGAGAAAATG CAAACAGACAGAGCAAACAGATTTGAGTATCTGTTGAAGCAGACTGAGCTGTTTGCTCACTTCATCCAGCCTGCTGCTCAGAAAACTCCAACTTCACCTTTGAAAATGAAACCAGGACGTCCACGAATAAAGAAGGATGAGAAACAGAATTTACTGTCAGTTGGCGA CTACCGACACCGTAGAACAGAACAGGAAGAGGACGAGGAGCTGTTAACAGAAAGCTCCAAGACAACAAATGTCTGCACTCGATTTGAAGAATCTCCATCAT ATGTTAAATGGGGAAAGCTGCGTGATTATCAGGTCCGAGGACTGAACTGGCTCATTTCTTTGTATGAAAATGGCATCAATGGTATCCTAGCAGACGAAATG GGTCTCGGGAAGACACTGCAAACAATTTCTCTTCTTGGATATATGAAACACTACAGAAATATTCCTGGTCCTCACATGGTGTTAGTTCCAAAATCCACTCTACATAACTGGATGAATGAATTCAAGAGATGGGTACCTACACTTCGAGCAGTGTGTTTGATAGGTGACAAAGACCAGCGA GCTGCCTTTGTCAGAGATGTATTGTTGCCAGGAGAATGGGATGTCTGCGTAACATCATATGAAATGCTTAtcaaagaaaaatcagtattcAAGAAGTTTAACTGGAGATACCTAGTTATAGATGAAGCCCACaggattaaaaatgaaaaatcaaag TTATCAGAAATTGTGAGGGAATTCAAGACTACAAATCGGCTGCTATTAACTGGAACTCCACTTCAGAACAACCTACATGAACTCTGGGCACTTCTTAACTTCCTTTTGCCAGATGTCTTTAACTCATCTGAA GATTTTGATTCATGGTTTGATACAAACAACTGTCTAGGGGATCAAAAGTTGGTGGAACGTCTCCATATG GTGCTACGGCCGTTCCTCCTACGTCGCATTAAAGCTGATGTAGAGAAAAGTTTGCCTCCAAAGAAGGAAGTTAAAATTTATGTGGGTCTCAGCAAAATGCAGCGAGAATG GTATACAAGAATCTTAATGAAGGATATAGATATATTGAATTCTGCTGGAAAGTTGGACAAAATGAGACTGCTGAATATCCTTATGCAACTACGAAAATGTTGCAATCATCCATATCTCTTTGATGGAGCAGAACCTGGTCCACCTTACACAACAGATATGCATTTGGTCACCAACAGTGGCAAAATGGTAGTATTGGACAAATTACTGCCGAAGTTGAAAGAGCAAG ATTCAAGAGTCTTAATCTTCAGCCAGATGACCAGAGTCCTGGACATCTTGGAAGATTATTGTATGTGGCGAAATTATGAATACTGTAGATTGGATGGACAAACACCTCATGATGAGAGACag GCTTCTATTAACGCATACAATGAACCTGGTAGCTCAAAATTTGTGTTCATGTTGAGTACACGGGCAGGAGGTCTTGGAATCAATTTGGCTACTGCTGATGTTGTAATTCTGTATGATTCAGACTGGAATCCACAAGTAGATCTTCAGGCTATG gatCGAGCACACAGAATTGGCCAAACAAAGACTGTAAGAGTGTTCAGATTTATCACGGACAATACAGTGGAAGAAAGAATAGTGGAACGTGCAGAAATGAAACTCCGGCTAGATTCCATAGTCATCCAGCAAGGCAA ACTGGTGGATCAAAACTTGAATAAACTTGGGAAGGATGAAATGCTGCAAATGATTAGACATGGAGCAACACATGTGTTTGCCTCAAAGGAAAGTGAGATTACAGATGAAGATATTGATCACATTTTGGAAAGAGGTGCAAAGAAG ActgcagaaatgaatgaaaaacttTCAAAGATGGGTGAAAGCTCCCTCCGAAATTTCACAATGGATACAGAGTCCAGCGTGTATAATTTTGAAGGGGAGGactacagagaaaaacagaag ATGGCATTTACAGAGTGGATTGAACCACCTAAACGAGAAAGAAAAGCCAATTATGCTGTGGATGCTTACTTCAGAGAAGCTCTTCGAGTCAGTGAGCCAAAAGCACCCAAG GCACCGCGGCCTCCAAAGCAGCCAAATGTACAGGACTTTCAGTTCTTTCCTCCACGGCTCTTTGAACTGTTGGAAAAAGAGATTCTCTACTACAGGAAAACAATCGGGTACAAG GTACCTCGTAATCCTGATCTGCCCAATGCAGCCCAAGCACAAAAGGAAGAGCAGCTTAAGATTGACGAGGCTGAACCTCTTAATGATGAAGaactagaagaaaaagagaagcttCTAACCCAG GGATTTACTAACTGGAATAAGAGAGATTTTAACCAGTTCATCAAAGCTAATGAGAAGTGGGGCCGTGATGATATTGAAAATATAGCACGAGAAGTAGAAGGAAAAACCCCAGAGGAAGTCATCGAGTATTCAG CTGTGTTCTGGGAAAGGTGCAACGAACTCCAAGACATTGAGAAGATCATGGCTCAGATAGAAAGAGGAGAAGCCAGAATTCAGAGACGAATTAGCATAAAAAAAGCACTTGATACAAAG atTGGCAGATACAAAGCCCCCTTCCACCAGCTAAGAATATCATATGGTACCAATAAGGGGAAGAATTATACTGAAGAAGAGGATCGCTTTCTAATCTGTATGCTTCACAAGCTAGGATTTGATAAGGAAAACGTCTATGATGAATTAAGACAGTGTATCCGAAACTCACCACAATTCAGATTTGACTGGTTTCTCAAGTCCAGAACTGCAATG GAGCTGCAAAGGAGATGCAATACTTTAATCACCCtgattgaaagagaaaacatggaactggaagaaaaggaaaaggcagaaaagaagaaacGTGGACCAAAACCATCTTCG GCACAGAAGCGCAAAATGGATGGTACTCCTGATGGTcgtggaagaaaaaagaagctaaaGCTGTGA
- the SMARCA5 gene encoding SWI/SNF-related matrix-associated actin-dependent regulator of chromatin subfamily A member 5 isoform X2 yields MSAGQQGTTTTTTPPPQPDEPPAPPPQPPAPPGAASSEAAGTAPPAAGPAAGDAAMEESFDDASPGKQKEIQEADPTYEEKMQTDRANRFEYLLKQTELFAHFIQPAAQKTPTSPLKMKPGRPRIKKDEKQNLLSVGDYRHRRTEQEEDEELLTESSKTTNVCTRFEESPSYVKWGKLRDYQVRGLNWLISLYENGINGILADEMGLGKTLQTISLLGYMKHYRNIPGPHMVLVPKSTLHNWMNEFKRWVPTLRAVCLIGDKDQRAAFVRDVLLPGEWDVCVTSYEMLIKEKSVFKKFNWRYLVIDEAHRIKNEKSKLSEIVREFKTTNRLLLTGTPLQNNLHELWALLNFLLPDVFNSSEDFDSWFDTNNCLGDQKLVERLHMVLRPFLLRRIKADVEKSLPPKKEVKIYVGLSKMQREWYTRILMKDIDILNSAGKLDKMRLLNILMQLRKCCNHPYLFDGAEPGPPYTTDMHLVTNSGKMVVLDKLLPKLKEQDSRVLIFSQMTRVLDILEDYCMWRNYEYCRLDGQTPHDERQASINAYNEPGSSKFVFMLSTRAGGLGINLATADVVILYDSDWNPQVDLQAMDRAHRIGQTKTVRVFRFITDNTVEERIVERAEMKLRLDSIVIQQGRLVDQNLNKLGKDEMLQMIRHGATHVFASKESEITDEDIDHILERGAKKTAEMNEKLSKMGESSLRNFTMDTESSVYNFEGEDYREKQKMAFTEWIEPPKRERKANYAVDAYFREALRVSEPKAPKAPRPPKQPNVQDFQFFPPRLFELLEKEILYYRKTIGYKVPRNPDLPNAAQAQKEEQLKIDEAEPLNDEELEEKEKLLTQGFTNWNKRDFNQFIKANEKWGRDDIENIAREVEGKTPEEVIEYSAVFWERCNELQDIEKIMAQIERGEARIQRRISIKKALDTKIGRYKAPFHQLRISYGTNKGKNYTEEEDRFLICMLHKLGFDKENVYDELRQCIRNSPQFRFDWFLKSRTAMELQRRCNTLITLIERENMELEEKEKAEKKKRGPKPSSAQKRKMDGTPDGRGRKKKLKL; encoded by the exons ATGTCCGCCGGCCAGCAGGGGACAACGACGACGACAACGCCGCCGCCGCAACCGGACGAGccgcccgcgccgccgccgcagccgcccgccccgccgggcgCCGCCAGCAGCGAGGCCGCGGGGACGGctccccccgccgccggcccggCCGCAGGCGACGCGGCGATGGAG GAATCTTTTGATGATGCAtcaccaggaaaacaaaaggaaatccAGGAAGCAGATCCCACATATGAAGAGAAAATG CAAACAGACAGAGCAAACAGATTTGAGTATCTGTTGAAGCAGACTGAGCTGTTTGCTCACTTCATCCAGCCTGCTGCTCAGAAAACTCCAACTTCACCTTTGAAAATGAAACCAGGACGTCCACGAATAAAGAAGGATGAGAAACAGAATTTACTGTCAGTTGGCGA CTACCGACACCGTAGAACAGAACAGGAAGAGGACGAGGAGCTGTTAACAGAAAGCTCCAAGACAACAAATGTCTGCACTCGATTTGAAGAATCTCCATCAT ATGTTAAATGGGGAAAGCTGCGTGATTATCAGGTCCGAGGACTGAACTGGCTCATTTCTTTGTATGAAAATGGCATCAATGGTATCCTAGCAGACGAAATG GGTCTCGGGAAGACACTGCAAACAATTTCTCTTCTTGGATATATGAAACACTACAGAAATATTCCTGGTCCTCACATGGTGTTAGTTCCAAAATCCACTCTACATAACTGGATGAATGAATTCAAGAGATGGGTACCTACACTTCGAGCAGTGTGTTTGATAGGTGACAAAGACCAGCGA GCTGCCTTTGTCAGAGATGTATTGTTGCCAGGAGAATGGGATGTCTGCGTAACATCATATGAAATGCTTAtcaaagaaaaatcagtattcAAGAAGTTTAACTGGAGATACCTAGTTATAGATGAAGCCCACaggattaaaaatgaaaaatcaaag TTATCAGAAATTGTGAGGGAATTCAAGACTACAAATCGGCTGCTATTAACTGGAACTCCACTTCAGAACAACCTACATGAACTCTGGGCACTTCTTAACTTCCTTTTGCCAGATGTCTTTAACTCATCTGAA GATTTTGATTCATGGTTTGATACAAACAACTGTCTAGGGGATCAAAAGTTGGTGGAACGTCTCCATATG GTGCTACGGCCGTTCCTCCTACGTCGCATTAAAGCTGATGTAGAGAAAAGTTTGCCTCCAAAGAAGGAAGTTAAAATTTATGTGGGTCTCAGCAAAATGCAGCGAGAATG GTATACAAGAATCTTAATGAAGGATATAGATATATTGAATTCTGCTGGAAAGTTGGACAAAATGAGACTGCTGAATATCCTTATGCAACTACGAAAATGTTGCAATCATCCATATCTCTTTGATGGAGCAGAACCTGGTCCACCTTACACAACAGATATGCATTTGGTCACCAACAGTGGCAAAATGGTAGTATTGGACAAATTACTGCCGAAGTTGAAAGAGCAAG ATTCAAGAGTCTTAATCTTCAGCCAGATGACCAGAGTCCTGGACATCTTGGAAGATTATTGTATGTGGCGAAATTATGAATACTGTAGATTGGATGGACAAACACCTCATGATGAGAGACag GCTTCTATTAACGCATACAATGAACCTGGTAGCTCAAAATTTGTGTTCATGTTGAGTACACGGGCAGGAGGTCTTGGAATCAATTTGGCTACTGCTGATGTTGTAATTCTGTATGATTCAGACTGGAATCCACAAGTAGATCTTCAGGCTATG gatCGAGCACACAGAATTGGCCAAACAAAGACTGTAAGAGTGTTCAGATTTATCACGGACAATACAGTGGAAGAAAGAATAGTGGAACGTGCAGAAATGAAACTCCGGCTAGATTCCATAGTCATCCAGCAAG GAAGACTGGTGGATCAAAACTTGAATAAACTTGGGAAGGATGAAATGCTGCAAATGATTAGACATGGAGCAACACATGTGTTTGCCTCAAAGGAAAGTGAGATTACAGATGAAGATATTGATCACATTTTGGAAAGAGGTGCAAAGAAG ActgcagaaatgaatgaaaaacttTCAAAGATGGGTGAAAGCTCCCTCCGAAATTTCACAATGGATACAGAGTCCAGCGTGTATAATTTTGAAGGGGAGGactacagagaaaaacagaag ATGGCATTTACAGAGTGGATTGAACCACCTAAACGAGAAAGAAAAGCCAATTATGCTGTGGATGCTTACTTCAGAGAAGCTCTTCGAGTCAGTGAGCCAAAAGCACCCAAG GCACCGCGGCCTCCAAAGCAGCCAAATGTACAGGACTTTCAGTTCTTTCCTCCACGGCTCTTTGAACTGTTGGAAAAAGAGATTCTCTACTACAGGAAAACAATCGGGTACAAG GTACCTCGTAATCCTGATCTGCCCAATGCAGCCCAAGCACAAAAGGAAGAGCAGCTTAAGATTGACGAGGCTGAACCTCTTAATGATGAAGaactagaagaaaaagagaagcttCTAACCCAG GGATTTACTAACTGGAATAAGAGAGATTTTAACCAGTTCATCAAAGCTAATGAGAAGTGGGGCCGTGATGATATTGAAAATATAGCACGAGAAGTAGAAGGAAAAACCCCAGAGGAAGTCATCGAGTATTCAG CTGTGTTCTGGGAAAGGTGCAACGAACTCCAAGACATTGAGAAGATCATGGCTCAGATAGAAAGAGGAGAAGCCAGAATTCAGAGACGAATTAGCATAAAAAAAGCACTTGATACAAAG atTGGCAGATACAAAGCCCCCTTCCACCAGCTAAGAATATCATATGGTACCAATAAGGGGAAGAATTATACTGAAGAAGAGGATCGCTTTCTAATCTGTATGCTTCACAAGCTAGGATTTGATAAGGAAAACGTCTATGATGAATTAAGACAGTGTATCCGAAACTCACCACAATTCAGATTTGACTGGTTTCTCAAGTCCAGAACTGCAATG GAGCTGCAAAGGAGATGCAATACTTTAATCACCCtgattgaaagagaaaacatggaactggaagaaaaggaaaaggcagaaaagaagaaacGTGGACCAAAACCATCTTCG GCACAGAAGCGCAAAATGGATGGTACTCCTGATGGTcgtggaagaaaaaagaagctaaaGCTGTGA